aaaagttcATACAGATTTCAActagtttaaattaaaataacttaataagtaaaaaaaatagaaataaagaaattaataattcatGAAAATACTATTGTACCCTTGCAGCTGGAACAACACCCATGATCAGAAGTTACACTGTGTGTCAGGAGAACTAAACTGAAAAAAGGGGTCAGTTTAGAGAAGAAATTTTATGCCGTGAGACTgtctttttcaaaaagtttctttttcttcctttgcaTCAAATCGTTGTTCATGTCTATCTTCCCctatttttccttctcttccttcCTCTCCCTTTTCTCTCTGCTAAACCAAACGAACGCAGAGAGTTAGTGTGACATTTATGTGATGTCATCCAAAAGTGACTGAAGGAATGTTAGTGGCCCATCAATCATATATCACCCAGTGACCCTGCCTAGGGTAGGGCATTTTGGTGGCTGAAACTTCTCCAACTCCAATGGgttcttctcctttttttcttgtttcttcatTGATTTTTGCCCTACACACGCCAATAAATAGCTAAACTTTTCATTGTTAGGGTTAAATGTAACCAAACCAACTATAATGCATTTATTCCTAgatattcattcatttttatgttattgcttagtgttttacttctttatttaaTGTTTGTTGCCAGTTGATTTTCTATGGCTTGattgtaattgaaaaatattttctaaaccttgaactGAAGTGAAAACATTTAACAAACCTTGAATCTAGGAATAAAACTTGgtttattaatcattttttgaCCTCTAATCTTAATGTAAGTTACTTAGTTAAGCTATTCAAAAGATTGGAGTTTAACTAAGGAATTTAGGCTCTTTTCATATAAGAGATTAAAGTTTGAGTACTCTTAAAGGTTGATGTTCAATATTTGGAGGGTAAAGTGAATGAATGATCACAATCCATGGTCCGGGAATGCATATGCCAAtctatttgataatattatcgGTGGAAGTTTTGTGAAGTCCAAAACCCaacattttcattatatttgttAAACTATTTTCTGCTCAccaattatttgataaaattccATAGAGACTTAACTAGTGTTTTCTTAAAATTCttgaatttatttatgtttttaacttttaagttaaCTTTGTTAAAAAACCATCACCTATTCCGATTGTTTGGATAATAATCTGTGTGCCAAGTGTTATGTATTTTGCAAATCTCCATGGGAACAATACTTACTATTTAACTACTTGCATAATTTGGTATGTTGATATAACAATAGACaaatggctttcactcttatttcAAAACCAAATTCAACCAATGGGGTTTAACTCAATTGATTGAGCAAGGAGTGTGGATGTTGTAAACCCCTGATaccatgtttaatttctatggataaaaaaaaaatcaagttcaaTCACAGTCCATGATCCTGCAAGGCATATGCCAATCTCCTTTATCCAATTTCACTTCCAATTctcttctgtttttaatttctccATTTGCAGTAGCAAAAGCAATTTTTTGGGTTTTAAAATCGAAGGATAAGCTTGACTAGTTATCGAGGATGTGTTCTTCAAAGTCCTCAGGCAGGCATTTGTAATAACATCTTTAAAGATGTCCTTGTACTTCTTGTGAGTAACTGCCCTTCTAGAGTTCTAGTATAAGTACCACAATCAATAGGAGAAGTCAGAGAAGGTTTATAGAAAGCTTAACCTTTATTAGGCAGCGGATTAAGCGGGAAAGTGAATAATAAAGTGAAGTAAGAGAAATAAAACGAGGAAGGATAATTGGAGGGTGCTATGACTCTGTGAGCCATTACATTGGGCCTGGGTGGGAATGGAGATTCAGATGATTGAAAGGGGTGATAAGGTTTTGTAACAATTTCTGACATTCAAAGTCCACAGAGAGGATTGTTAATGCGCTACATTATCTCATAGATCAAACAACTAAAATACAAATCTTAAAGCACTTATCCAATATTGTCATTTTCCCTTTGATAGATTAAATTGTGCTTCttcgttttttattattatgtgctGAATTTCCTGAGGAAAAAGACAGAAAATACTGGAGCAATGCAGCCTAAATACAACTATAACCTGCtgtaactaaaatatattacaaaacTATCCATGCAATTGACGGATTCTCTATGATTGAGTAATAGCTCAACCTCAATCTTGCAAGTCAGATTGACAAACCTGCCAGGAATCCCTCTTCAGTTTAAAGTGAACTGAGCAGTGTCAGTTATGTGTCTTTGGGAGTTTGGTTAACCTTCAGTTATGTATAAAtgtatatgctttatattcatgATTCATGAATAAAGTATACACACAGATTCTCCAGGAACTCAAATTCTGAATGCACACAGGCAAATAGCCCTATCAAACAACATTCACTACATGCAAAATttcatttcaaacaaaaaagattCGTTATTGGAGTAATGATAACAAATATTATTGTCAATTCCAAACAGACAAAACAATATAACAACTCAAGATGATATCATCACCAACCACACAAAGCTCATGGCGGATAGATGGTGTTATTAGGTGAGCAAATACAAATGGATACATCAAGTTGAACAATACGAAACTAGTTAATTACCAACACACAACTGGGGCAACAAAAAaatccttccttttctcttAAACCAAACAGAGTGTTGTCACGAAGTGCGTTCTGGGAAAGCTGAAGATGATTCTTCCTGAGAAGAAGGGTCAGATTCGTAGAGCGCGTTCTGGTTCTGAGCTTTCTCGAGATAAGGCTTGAAGCCGATTTGTATGCTCAAGTACCCGAATGCAAGCGCTCCCAGCACCACTATCCCTGACCTAATCGCGTTCATCTTCATGTCTGACCCTGGTTTTGGACCCATGCCTTTTCGAAGGTAACTGAAGAGTGAAGACACAACACAACGCAACTTTGATGAAAGGAAATAAATAGCTATAGCAAAAAAGGTGCCAACGACATGTCGTTTTTGAAAATCTCCCAAATTGGGAACAAACAACCACAAATAGCCAAAcctagaaaagaaaataaaaaaaaaaaatgtaaaagagaGAAACTATCCACGCGAGCTGAATCTGAGACAACGGGTTTCAACTTCGAAGCCTGTTTAGttaaaagaaatgaattttttttcaggtattatagttttttttttaatttaaaaatattctacTGACAGATTCTGTATGGTAAGAGTAAGgtaagattattttttcttccctttATGTATGTTCTCTGAAAAGtttaaaacctttttatttatttttattttgtatttattatagAAATTGGTATCGGAGTTCTATAATTTCGGATGGATTAATTGGTCACTcgttaagaattaaaaaaattaaaagtttcattgaaaataacacATTTAAATAGGGGTGTGAAGAAAAAATCGATTCGGGAATTAAATCGTAAGTAAAcctaaattgaattattttttatcagacttaattaaaaaaaagtgtatcactttacaaaatcaatttgaataactgaattattcttataaaaccaatttttacttgaatatttaaaaaaaataatttgaaaatcatttcaaaACTAATCCAACTCTTATTATCAGTTTAAACCGATTAAAAATCAATTcggttcaaaattaattttttaaaatcagtttaattttaaatcaatttcaaaatcagtttaattatttgaatataaaatcaaactaattaaaataattcaaaatcagttTGATTGGATTTTTTACCAAACTAGTTTTTACATGAGATTACGTTTAAATCCTAAAAGAGcacatttttaacttttttatgcaTTCGAATAAAAGCAGATAGTGGTTAACATTTTTCCTAATTGAAAAAGAGTTGGGGATTTGAGTTTTTGAGATTTTCTACGTAAGAAGCTTGGGAGGTTTACAAAATATTCTTGCTTGGGTTGTGAATAAAGGGTGTTGTTTTCTCATGTTAATGAATATGAAACATGTCATGAATCCTCTGTGAGTTGGCATTATTCATCACACttaaaggttttaaattgcactCGTGTTTTTGGTTTCATCGCAATCCTTGGAGTTACAGGAAATTGAGGACAAATGGAACTGATGTAGCCACAATTGCAATCACATATTCTTAAAACCTTAGTTCACACCCATCTGGGAATATGCAAGACCTAAGGTCAGTCAAGATTGATGCTGAGAGCACTATTCAATCAATTACTCCCTCCCTTGATCCTAGTAGCTAGGCACAGTTACACAATTCAGAgttcatatgatttttttaataatattgtacCAGCCTCCACGACCAGGTACGTGGTAGTAGCCATTAACCACGACTTGGTACTGTCCATAGTGAGCGTCGTGTGCGGTTACCATGTCCAAAGCTCAGCCCTGCTATTTATACCGGAAGAGACACTAATAGAAGGTGAGTAACATTTTGTTCCTATTACGTTTTTGACTCAGATACTGATTTGAGCGTCAAAGTAGTTTTACTCATCCCACCATCATTAAAGAAACTCATACATTcagagaggaggaggaggaggagaaagaTCAAATCTGGTCAGAAGAACTGGtgaaaatagtaaattaaattaaaaggaaaagtcGTTTGTCTTCATTGTGTGACTATATGTGACGTGTGCTATGCTTATTTTCATGTTTCTTTTCTATCTTTCATTTGGTTTGGCAATTGAAACCAACTATGAAGACTAAACTTGTATTATCTAAATTTGTTTGAGGCTGGATAAATATTATATGTTTgtctttacttttttgtttcaatCTGTTTATTGGAGGGTGTTGTATCTTACAGGTACCCCATATTTTGCTGCCATATTAGTTTAAAAATGTATTAGTAAGTTAAATCCTTTTTCATTTACACTGCTCCCTCTTATTGAATCAGTGTCggtttaagagtaaaataattaaagtttcTGTTTTAGGCTCATTAACAAAATTATACttgttattgatttttatagaataaaaaaggTCATATATGTTGACAAAAATGTCAGATGTGTTGGTATAAAAgttcaacatatattttttctttttaaagtataaatttttttctttaaatttactttAAGTCTCTTTCATAGTTGGACTGATCTTGTAATGAATtttccattaatttgattaattgtaTGATACACACCCACAAACTTCTGCcttaagctttttttttcctctctttggAAGTTATTCTACCTATTCATGTTGAATCAAATTATCTAATTATTTTTCCTGACTTGCAGGGTATAGATTTGTGTAAAAGAAAGATGCTGCTCCTGTCACTGAAAGCCACTGACCAAGTTGATTGAGCACCCTGTTTTGGAAGATTATTTAGTGTTAGTTAGAACTTCTATGTACGTAATTTTCATCTTATCTTTCTGTTTACACATTTCAAAATACAGTACATGAGGATGTTGATTTTAGTGAGACTAATTTCAGGGAAGAGGACAAGAAAATCATATCAAGCAAGGTTCTTCATTCTTGCTGAAGTTGACAAGTGGATTGTAAGATTTGATTGTCTTGTCATTGGTCCAGACCTTAGAAGAGACACATTTCTTCTTGTATGCTATTTCTTAAAATGCTTTGCCAGATCCTTGCTTTACTTATTACAGACATGAAAATAGCTTGCTCTACTTATCTTTAGTTTCTTGTGCTTGGCATATGGCCCTATTTTatacttgagaaaatcaaagtaAGTGTACCAAACCTTGAATTATATCTAAAGAATTCTTTTCATTTCCCACAACAACGTATTTATCGATCTGTTGGTCCACTTGATGATTATAAATGCTTTTTAGtcaatgtttaattatttaatttaaaagttgttataatttattttgttataacattttaaacttttataaaatgttataaatatttttattgaaactaTGAATAGTTGACATTAAATGAGTAAAATCAACtttaataatttgtaaatatttaaatttataatgtgttatGGGGTTTAATTAGTAACTTAAATTGCgtccatttttaaaaaataataataaattttaacacttGTTTTGAGGGTTGGAGcaataattttaacaattgCTAGTTTTGCTTTTGCTTGCTTTTGAAAAAGTagtcatttgttttaattttttatgaaaaagttaacaaagaaagataataaattttaaataaatttaaacaaaatagtagttcaaattcaaattcaagaattttagaatatttcaaattattttactttttaagtttcaaaatatcaTCTTATCTATAATAGGTGAGAAAAATATGTGTGTGTAAGCTTGGGCGCATATATATTTCTCTCACCTATTATAAGCCCACTCGCATACCGCACATAGAACAAAAATAGGCACCAAATAAAAGCCTTAGGTTAAAATCATTGCTTTTGGTCATGTGAACGAAACACTCCACTCAAATAGAAGAAATGTCTAGACTTTGTTTTGAACATATTGATATTTAAGTTCCAAATCAAATATAGAAAAATTGAACTGAAGGtggtaaatgttttttttttcttcaaattatcaTCTTCTTTAATAGGTGAGAAACACAACTCTATGATTAAGCGTAATTCATAATGATTTTGttctatatatacatataaattaggAATCGAATTCATGATTATAGGCTTAAAAGATTTGAGTGTGTCTTGCAGTCACTATAGCCTCTTGAGTAAGTTTctttataagtaaaaataaattattcattaactaatcattaattaacttatagatatcatttcattttttagaaaaattatatgaaaaaacttttataaattaataataaaaaactcattttagcTTAATCGTAGAAAAACATCTCATTTTCTTCAAAGTATTTTAAAGATACTTACCAACCTTTAACACACATATATTATATGGGGATTTCATATGTTACTATGTAGCATGTACGTACAACACCTGGAATAGAAACAATTTGCATAATCTTTTAACTAAAATCATCCCGAAAGTTATCCTAGATATTGGCAAAGAAAACAGTTTCAAACATTGATATCCAATTCAAATTAGAAACACAACATTGGCTATAAcataaaattagaaagaaaCAAATAGAGGTCTCACTTAAAGCTGAAGATCTTATGTATCCTTAATTACCATTGTTTTCACTAAGTAGATATTATTTGTTCAGGAATCCGAATCACGAGAAGAGTTTTGTGGATTGGGGGTGGGCCCCATTGTTGGAGTTTGCAGCCCAGGATGATTTTGATAATGAACAGGCATTCCCACAACCATTCCTGAAGAACCATATGGAGGGCCCGGAACAAGCGATTGATGAGGGGGCATCTGATAGTAAGGAACATTCTCTGTTGGAGTTAGAGCAGTGCCAATTCTTGGTATGCCTACAAACCCTTGTTGCTCCATTATTTTgttgtgccctgagacaatatCAACCAGAAAATCAAACACATCTGTCCTTGAGATTGCAGATGCAACGTCACACTTCTTAATTATCTTCCTTTGGTTCTCCTCAGCACTACCTGAAGCCCTTATTGTGAGCTCCATCATGAACATTTCACAGGCCTTGGCAAACACCACAGAAGCCTCAGCTGATACCATCCTCACACCCTCCTCACCCTTCATAATCTTCTTAATCCTTGCCAAAGGCAAGCTATGAGTCTTGAAACTAGTGGTCTCCTCAATCTCCTGGCGTTTTTTTGCCCAGAAGTTGGTTAGTTGTTGTTGCAAGGGTTCTTGTCGTAGTTGGTACATGGCTTGGGGATCATATGGGTGTAGTCTTGGGTATGATGATGAAAGAGAATGACCATATGTCTGAGTTGGAAGTATGGTAGGTGCCATCATGGGGTTAGATTGATATTGTGCTTCTTGTGCTAGTCGATCATGCTGGTTTTGATCCATTCTAACTCTTGTTATAGCTAGACTGCAAAATATTCTTTGACAATTAGCAAGATAAGCAACAAGATTCATGAAAAAATGCACATCATATATGCCACAAGTAAAACTATTTGTGGATCTCACATAGAAGTGCTAAAGATATATACAAATTGACATTGGTCCAAAATAACTTAGACGTATCAAGTTTAAGATGTgaaaaagaatcataaaatGCATACATCATATATCttgcaagaaaaataaaattggaataATAAGATTTCATATGCATCATGTTTGCATGTTCAGACATGATTAGACGACGCCACAAATCTGTTGCATGAGCCTTTTATAAACTCAAGTAAATCAAATCAAAGGTGTCAAACGTTGAATTATATGGGAGGAATTATTTTCATTACCCAGAATAAGAATCTCAGTCAAAACAAAGAATCTGAGATTAAAAGTTAAAGCTTTTTCCATCCCtagcaataattaaaaaaaatcaaataattataatactaaTGTGGGACTTTCATGCAGCACTCTCAACTCCTGGATCAACAACAACAAGCATCAAATTAAAAGCCCATGTTTTTGGCCTTTCAGCAAAACAATTCACAAaccttttaaatttgtaattccaaaaaaaaaaacactcatcAATAAAACGAACTGTATAaacattataattaaacaaaaatcaaatataatatatgaaattatacCTATTTTAGATAGCAAATAGAAAACACTACTGAAAGGGGAAGAGAGAAGATGATGTACCTCAACTTTGTTTTGAACAGATTGAAATTTCAGTTTTGAACCAAAGAcgaaaaaattaaagagaagaaaattgagatttCATGAAAGTCAAAGAAAGAAGTGAGTTTCTTTTAATGctacaataacttttttgaATGACAAATTAATGTATCCTCGCACTAGCATTTATTACCAGATAACAAAAGTAAATAAGTTGTgtttaatttaacttatttttttaaaaaaaagtaaactattactttttgttataaaaaaaatctatacatTCTGGAATGAGCAATTAAGCATCAACTCCTATATGCAAAAGTTGTAATCCATAGTATGAGCTCTCGTTCAAACTTCTTGCCGCAAATGACtaaagaaaattgaataaagGAATATGAAACTATTTTTTACCCACCCACATACGATTCtcgctagttttttttttttttagaaagagtTTGCTAAAACACTTTTTCAAAACACACAAGTTAGTATATGTTAACAAATATTTGTGAGATCTGCTAATATATAAAGCCAAGACAGTgcacaaaataaatgtttatttcataaaactaaaattaaagctTTTTCCAAcagcttgaaaaaaaaatatatactactaTCATGTGCAACATCTGGAACAATAAGCACCAAATTTGTCacatgaaagagaaaaactatatataaaaaaaaggccAACCACAGACACTATACATAAACACCAAAATGATGTATATTAAATTACATTGAACTTCATAATCAGATCGCAAGAAGAAAACGCACACAGAGGAAGATGCAAGAAGATATACCTaaagtttaatttgttttgaacAATTTGAGATTTCAGTTCCGAACCAGAGAGGAATTGAAGTGAGGAAGGTGCTGatgaaagcaaagaaagaagGCAAGTTTGTTTTAATGCTTCAGTAACATTTATTGAAAGACGAATTTATCCTCGCACTAGcatttattacattattattattattattattattattattattattattattattattattattattattattattattattagcatttattacattattattatgtttatttttattattattattattattattattatcagttACAAAATACATTTATGACAGGACAAAAGATGAACAGTTGGATGACGTACTATCCGGTGGAGAATAAGGAGGATGCTTCTAATTTACAGCAAACTCGATCTCTTAAATGAATTCAACGTTGCAGTAAAACATTGCCAAAAACCAGTTGGCTCTTTTGAAAGTCATAGTAATTTCTTTGAAATTATTGGATTAATCAAATTCCCATCCATGTcccaattttaaatttgaattcaattgCACTTGTATCATCATCCTGGCTagttttcactattttttttttctgcatccAATGAatgcacaattaaaatatttgtctttattctATAACTTGTTAGAGAGAGAAAACTATTTCCCCTCATAGTAAGGGCACTAATGAcattttactttatattttaatttattacattaaaaacaaattatagcAAACCGTTCTCtcttaaattcattattaaggcaTTTCTTGAAGGAATAATTGTTTAGAAGTTTATTGTTTTGATATGTAGGATCCAAGTACAATCTACAATAATTCACTCAGCTtgtttaatgatgttttatcaGAATTCAAATAGATCATAATAAGAAGATTAAACTTtggatttttttagtatttccacaattaaagtaattaattagttatgtcAAAgtggtaaaaaattaaaacaatgcaTAAGCATTTAATGACATTTTATCATAAggcaaattaatatttaatgatgtcTTATCATAATTCAAATGGATCATGACAATACTGAAGCACAAAAAAGATCATAACAAGAAGAgattttgagttttttatttttattttataaagatcAGAATAAAAGTTTGGGTGACAAAAAAGGCATGATTAATTATAATAGTTTTCACTTTTAtgtcttatttatatatttttactgaacttttatgttttatttctaaatttatgTTTAAGGTAATTCAATAATCTATTTACTTTTGATTAGCTTAACCTTTTGTATGCACTAGgcatttttttgtatgaaaagATGACTATTCTTAGTTTACATctcaataatttatttcaaatttactatttttatttatttaaatgcttttttaaaattttaagtattagaaaatgtttttttaattgcaaATCAGttagattaaataattaattcttaatttactaattttaaatattcaaaagttgttatgaatattttattgtaattttaaacCTATACAAGTGTTATGCATATTTTCTGAAATTAAGTAAAATTGgggttaaaaaattgattttgaatttagtggtttcaattatttaaaaaattataaatgcttTCATGAAAttcaatcttttaaaaaattgagattataaaatgaaattcaaaattactaattttaattatttaaaaactattgagaaaaataatttaaaactttaaaaaaataattttttgtttttcaaattcttTACTCAAACTGGGattgttgaaataaaatatttaatttttaactatttaagcATTGTTATAAATtctctattaaaatttgaagtttttaaaagttttttttagtgttttttttatagaccACAAGCTACGAGTTTATCCATATACTTgttgattatatttatt
The nucleotide sequence above comes from Glycine soja cultivar W05 chromosome 11, ASM419377v2, whole genome shotgun sequence. Encoded proteins:
- the LOC114373828 gene encoding nuclear transcription factor Y subunit C-3-like gives rise to the protein MDQNQHDRLAQEAQYQSNPMMAPTILPTQTYGHSLSSSYPRLHPYDPQAMYQLRQEPLQQQLTNFWAKKRQEIEETTSFKTHSLPLARIKKIMKGEEGVRMVSAEASVVFAKACEMFMMELTIRASGSAEENQRKIIKKCDVASAISRTDVFDFLVDIVSGHNKIMEQQGFVGIPRIGTALTPTENVPYYQMPPHQSLVPGPPYGSSGMVVGMPVHYQNHPGLQTPTMGPTPNPQNSSRDSDS